One genomic region from Clarias gariepinus isolate MV-2021 ecotype Netherlands chromosome 22, CGAR_prim_01v2, whole genome shotgun sequence encodes:
- the zgc:158263 gene encoding ceramide kinase family protein yields the protein METDSVRLESSVWLGNKRHRALLSGWRFSWTELDKKNRDKNTVSVPVSEVVAVMEGQVQIQPQKKVEDTDRDFTLFYVKRSSTSSGKGPLWSLGRSQFCCPSRDLRDQWVTQLRIALKTHCPSRPHRLLVFINPYGGKKKAKQIYHSSVAPLFELAGISSHVVVTERANQARDHILKKDLTGFDGVICVGGDGMFSELLHGVIGRTQQEAGILEHDPSVMLQPCDLHIGIIPAGSTDCVCFATVGVNDPVTSALHIIIGDSQPLDVCSVHHHSTLARYSVSLVGYGFYGDVLAESERHRWMGPLRYDYSGCLVYLCNRSYQGIVQYLPADSQISSPRDNSRCLSGCRVCSESTERLFPHSDSCSSLYSRQLRQDSIESEDEWLSVEGRFRCVSLTCMSSSCPRSPKGLSPSAHLADGTGDLILVRNTNPLGFLTYLHRHTTTQDQFDLPFVEVHRVKAARFSFIADEEENEEKLKESRKITAGVMGDPGSVCDGDLEPCRLGSQQCLAEKEKEQGIKDEGRKKRNYLCGLCSSTRSAASVWNCDGEILPYTEILCRVHGQLVRLFARGIEEDIVSRKNREGNRNCKRCFLHN from the exons TTTCAGTGCCCGTCTCTGAGGTGGTTGCAGTAATGGAGGGCCAGGTGCAGATCCAGCCCCAGAAGAAAGTGGAGGACACCGACCGAGACTTCACCT TGTTCTACGTAAAGCGCAGTAGTACCAGTAGTGGGAAGGGGCCATTGTGGAGCCTGGGCAGGTCTCAGTTCTGTTGCCCCAGCCGTGACCTCAGGGATCAGTGGGTGACACAACTCCGTATCGCACTCAAAACTCACT GTCCCTCTCGCCCTCACAGGTTGTTAGTGTTCATTAACCCGTACGGAGGGAAGAAAAAAGCGAAGCAGATCTATCACTCTTCAGTGGCTCCTCTATTTGAGCTGGCTGGCATCAGCTCTCATGTTGTGG TGACCGAGAGAGCCAATCAGGCAAGAGACCACATCCTGAAGAAAGATCTGACTGGGTTTGATGG CGTGATTTGTGTAGGAGGAGATGGAATGTTCAGTGAGCTGCTGCACGGTGTGATTGGACGAACCCAGCAGGAGGCGGGTATTTTAGAACACGACCCATCTGTGATGCTGCAGCCGTGCGACCTCCACATCGGCATCATTCCAGCAG GCTCcacagattgtgtttgttttgctaCAGTAGGTGTGAACGATCCGGTTACATCAGCACTGCACATCATTATTG GAGACTCTCAGCCTCTGGACGTGTGTTCTGTCCATCATCATTCCACACTGGCGCGTTATTCTGTCTCACTGGTGGGCTACGGTTTCTATGGCGACGTCTTGGCTGAGAGTGAGAGGCACCGCTGGATGGGACCTCTCCGATACGACTACTCGG GTTGTTTAGTGTACCTGTGCAACAGGAGCTATCAGGGAATAGTGCAGTATCTACCTGCGGACTCCCAGATCTCCAGCCCCAGAGACAACAGTCGCTGCTTGTCAGG gtgCAGAGTGTGTTCAGAGAGCACAGAGAGACTGTTCCCtcactcagacagctgcagctcactGTACAGCAGGCAGCTCAGACAGGACAGCATCGAGTCCGAGG ATGAGTGGTTGAGTGTTGAGGGCAGATTCAGGTGCGTCTCCCTCACCTGCATGTCCAGCTCATGCCCACGGAGCCCCAAAGGTCTCTCACCTTCAGCACACCTGGCTGACGGGACAGGTGACCTCATCCTGGTGAGGAACACCAACCCCCTGGGTTTCCTCACATACTTGCACAGACACACCACTACACAGGATCAG TTTGACCTGCCCTTTGTCGAGGTGCACCGGGTCAAGGCAGCGCGCTTTTCCTTTATTGCCGATGAGGAGGAGAATGAGGAGAAGTTGAAAGAAAGCCGAAAAATCACAGCAGGTGTAATGGGGGATCCTGGGAGTGTGTGTGACGGAGACCTCGAGCCCTGCAGGCTAGGCTCCCAGCAATGCCTTGCAGAAAAGGAGAAGGAACAAGGGATAAAGGatgaaggaaggaagaagaGAAATTATCTGTGTGGGCTGTGCTCCAGTACACGGTCTGCTGCATCCGTGTGGAACTGTGATGGAGAGATTCTACCGTACACTGAAATCTTATGCAG AGTACATGGTCAGCTGGTGCGCTTGTTTGCtcggggcatcgaggaggacaTAGTCTCCCGGAAAAACCGTGAGGGAAACAGAAATTGCAAACGATGCTttttacacaactaa
- the LOC128510360 gene encoding LOW QUALITY PROTEIN: glucose-6-phosphate 1-dehydrogenase-like (The sequence of the model RefSeq protein was modified relative to this genomic sequence to represent the inferred CDS: inserted 2 bases in 2 codons; substituted 1 base at 1 genomic stop codon) codes for LPLLSDIMQNHLLQMLTLVAMEKPASTNSGDVRDEKVQVLKIIAPVMLHEVVLRQYEGNPDVEGEAKLGYLDDLSVPKAHTXATFATAVXHVHNKRWEGVPFILRXGKALNEREAEVRLQLSDVPCDIFNSQCQRNELVVRVQPDEAIYAKMMSKKHGVYFKPEETELDLTYRSRYKDVMLPDAYERLILDVFSGSQMHFVRRQF; via the exons CTTCCTCTTCTCAGTGACATCATGCAAAACCATCTTCTCCAGATGCTCACTTTGGTTGCCATGGAGAAGCCTGCCTCTACCAACTCGGGCGATGTGAGAGATGAGAA GGTGCAGGTGTTGAAGATTATAGCACCAGTGATGCTCCATGAAGTTGTCCTGAGGCAGTATGAGGGAAACCCTGATGTGGAAGGAGAAGCTAAACTGGGTTACCTGGACGACCTGAGCGTTCCGAAGGCTCACA CGGCCACTTTCGCCACTGCGG TCCATGTCCATAACAAGCGCTGGGAAG GTGTGCCTTTCATCCTGCGGTGAGGAAAAGCCTTAAACGAGCGCGAGGCCGAGGTGAGGCTGCAGTTATCTGATGTGCCCTGCGACATCTTTAATTCACAGTGCCAGAGGAACGAGCTAGTGGTACGCGTGCAGCCTGACGAGgccatttatgccaaaatgatGAGCAAAAAACACGGCGTGTACTTTAAGCCCGAGGAAACGGAGCTGGACCTGACCTATCGTAGCAGATACAAG GACGTGATGCTTCCTGATGCCTACGAGCGTCTGATCCTGGATGTGTTCAGTGGAAGTCAGATGCACTTTGTACGCAGACAGTTTTAA
- the galnt6 gene encoding polypeptide N-acetylgalactosaminyltransferase 6, which yields MRLKRRISVLKLAILGGVLFMLVLVVLQRDVGGGSQDPWFPDLSNRKDQVLEFVRGAVNNLPFQIPGQPGTPPLHLEDKEDTNCPSGFYTEDELRPWIERPPEDPQSQGFGGEGFREDNLTPDEVKEKEEGMTRQCFNQFASDRISLHRNLGDDTRPPECVERKFRRCPPLPTTSVIIVFHNEAWSTLLRTVYSVLHTAPAIMLKEIILVDDASTAGHLQSHLDDYVKMLKVVKVVRQVERKGLITARMLGASHAQGDVLTFLDSHCECFRGWLEPLLARIVEEPTAVVSPEINTIDLNTFKFMKPVSTARAHNRGNFDWSLTFGWEPIPHYEQAKRKDETYPVKTPAFAGGLFSISKAYFEEIGTYDDQMEIWGGENVEMSFRVWQCGGQLEIIPCSVVGHVFRTKSPHTFPKGTEVIVRNQVRLAEVWMDDYKQIFYRRNPSAAKMAREMNYGDITDRLKLRERLRCKNFTWFLNHIYPEAFVPDLNPVKFGAIKNLGSQKCLDVGEQNNGGKPMIMYVCHNMGGNQYFEYTSHKELRHNLGKQLCLHATIYPQQVKIELCQLKGRGTNIDPQQEWILTEDQLFKNPSSDKCLHLKNNKVVMSPCDSRDLNQRWVFS from the exons ATGCGACTGAAACGCCGCATCTCTGTACTGAAGCTGGCCATTCTGGGTGGTGTGCTCTTCATGCTGGTCCTCGTGGTGCTCCAGAGGGATGTGGGTGGTGGCAGTCAGGATCCCTGGTTCCCGGATTTATCCAACCGTAAGGACCAAGTGCTGGAATTTGTCCGTGGCGCCGTCAACAACCTGCCCTTTCAGATTCCAGGCCAACCAGGGACTCCACCGCTGCATCTAGAAGATAAAGAGGATACAAACTGCCCGTCAGGCTTCTACACCGAGGATGAACTCCGACCATGGATCGAGAGACCACCTGAGGATCCGCAAAGCCAGGGTTTTGGAGGGGAAGGCTTCCGGGAGGACAACCTCACTCCGGACGAAGtcaaggagaaggaggagggcATGACCAGGCAGTGCTTTAATCAGTTCGCTAGCGATCGGATATCTCTGCACCGCAACCTTGGAGATGACACCCGGCCTCCAGA GTGTGTGGAGCGGAAATTTCGCCGGTGTCCCCCTCTTCCCACGACCAGCGTGATCATCGTGTTCCACAACGAGGCCTGGTCGACACTTCTGCGCACCGTCTACAGCGTGCTGCACACCGCCCCGGCCATCATGCTGAAGGAGATCATTCTGGTAGATGACGCAAGCACAGCAG GTCACCTGCAATCTCACCTGGATGATTATGTGAAGATGCTGAAGGTAGTGAAAGTGGTGCGTCAGGTGGAGAGGAAGGGCCTCATCACGGCTCGAATGCTGGGAGCCAGTCACGCCCAGGGCGATGTCCTCACCTTCCTCGATTCTCACT gtGAGTGTTTCCGTGGCTGGCTTGAGCCACTTCTTGCTCGAATCGTCGAAGAGCCCACAGCCGTTGTGAGTCCGGAAATTAACACCATCGACTTAAACACGTTTAAATTTATGAAGCCTGTTTCCACTGCACGTGCTCACAACCGCGGGAACTTCGACTGGAGCCTGACATTCGGCTGGGAGCCCATCCCTCACTACGAACAGGCAAAGCGCAAAGATGAGACCTACCCTGTCAA GACACCAGCTTTTGCCGGTGGTTTGTTCTCCATTTCCAAAGCCTACTTTGAGGAAATCGGGACCTACGATGACCAAATGGAGATCTGGGGTGGCGAGAACGTGGAAATGTCTTTCAGg GTATGGCAGTGTGGAGGCCAGCTGGAGATCATCCCATGCTCCGTGGTCGGTCATGTCTTCCGCACAAAGAGTCCGCACACTTTCCCAAAAGGAACTGAAGTCATTGTGCGCAACCAGGTCCGCTTGGCCGAGGTGTGGATGGATGACTATAAGCAAATCTTTTACCGCCGCAACCCCAGCGCAGCCAAGATGGCCAGAGAG ATGAACTACGGTGATATCACAGATAGACTAAAACTCCGGGAACGTTTACGTTGCAAGAACTTTACCTGGTTTTTAAACCACATCTACCCAGAAGCCTTTGTTCCTGATCTTAATCCTGTTAAATTTGGAGCA ATCAAAAACTTGGGATCTCAGAAATGTCTGGATGTTGGGGAGCAAAATAACGGGGGAAAGCCAATGATTATGTACGTGTGCCATaacatgggaggaaaccag TACTTCGAGTACACATCGCACAAGGAGCTGAGACATAACTTGGGCAAACAGCTGTGCCTGCATGCCACCATCTACCCACAACAAGTAAAGATAGAGCTGTGCCAACTGAAGGGTCGCGGTACCAACATCGACCCTCAGCAAGAGTGGATCTTAACTgag GACcagttatttaaaaatcctTCTTCAGATAAGTGCCTACACCTAAAGAACAACAAGGTAGTCATGAGTCCCTGTGACTCAAGAGACCTGAATCAACGATGGGTGTTCAGCTGA